The Anticarsia gemmatalis isolate Benzon Research Colony breed Stoneville strain chromosome 12, ilAntGemm2 primary, whole genome shotgun sequence genome segment TCAGAACATCGGCACTAACTGGTCTAACATTTACAAAGTGCTGTTTGAATTTAGTCGCCGTTTTCAATTCCTTTGTTTTAACAGTAAAGTGACGCAACACATGCACTAGGCCAGCTGCCATCTGTAACTTCGCGTATCTCTCACCAATACACATTCTATTACCGAGTCCAAAAGGCATATAAAACTTATCACTATGCTTGTTACCTTTCGCAAATCTCTCAGGATTGAACACGTGTGGTTCTGGATATACATCTGGATCATGATGAATGTCGTATATTGGAGTAAACACAGTTGTTCCGCTGTCTACTTTAATATTACCTACTGGTAGCACTGTATCCTTGACGCATTTCCTACTCAAAAATCCAATGGGTGGGTTAATTCTCATTGCTTCACTGAGCACTTTGTCTGTATATTCCATACCGTTGATCACATCATACGTTATGTTGCCGTTATGCTTCTCAAAGTTTTCATCTATTTCCCGATGCAGTTTCTCTAATATATCTGGATTACGCCCAAGTTCCATAAATGCACTGAAAATAACTGTAGCCACGGGTTCAACTCCGGCTGCTAAGAAAAACATCGCTTGAGCCGTCAGTATTTCATAAGTAGGCTCTATCTCGGTGCCACTTGTAGGATCTTTCATGGTGCCATTCTTCTGTATATTAAGACATAGGTCAGCAAAATCATGTCTATTCAcattttccttttttctttgttgtatGACATCCATCATAGCTTTGATCATAAAATCTTCGTAATCCTTAAATAAAGTAAGTCCCAAAAATTTTGCGAATTTTGGAGTCGTGGTTATCAATGCCAACGCTAGGTTGCGCTTGAAATTCCCCCCGGATAAGTTTTTGGCAACTTTAAGGAAAGGTGAGTCAAATATGGATTCTGTACCAATACCAAATATGGCTCCACACACAGCGGCATTACAGAATGTCAACAGTGTCTCGAAGCAGTCACCTTCCCAGAGTTTAGGATGTTCCTTCAAGTAAGTCACGAAGTCTTGTGCACTTTTGTCCATGATGTAGTACATGTTCTTCAACTTGGCTGAAGTAAACAAAGGAGTCATGTTCTGACGCATCAGCTTCCACCTGGGTCCATTCATGAAAAGAATATTATCAGCTAACCGGTCAGATTCGGTAATGTCGATTCCTCTGTGGTAAAAGGAGTTAAAATCTGTTTGTAGGATATGCTGTACATTTTCCGGGTCTATAACAAATAAGGAAGGTGTCAGTACAGCTCCAACGCCAACTGCTGGTTCTCCCTTGTATTGCTTGTACAAGTCTCCAAATACTTCGAACAATGCGCTGTTTTGCGTGAAGAAATCCCAAAAAATGCCAGTCACTTTATTCTTGCTGTAGAATTTAACACCGCGGTTTTTCCAGTAACGTTCATTGTTTTTGCCAATGAAGTATACATAAAGCAAGACAGTTATTGAAATTACTAGAGTGATGAgcaaaaacatcgtgttcgcGGTTAGAGCGTTACGCTTTGAGTGATCTTGTGAACTGTTGGACcctttatttatattgactGTTATCTGttcaaatgtattatttttaaatgatgatGTTATTTTTAGACGATGAAAATCTTAGGATTCAGCATTAATGGGCATTTAAATATATGAGTTATGTTCACTTGCGATAAGAACATTTTTTGCTGAGTGTGATAATGATAGTTAGTTATAATCTTAGCAGCATCACCTTGCTTTGCCATTCAATTACTATTTGATATTAATGTAAAGATTAATTCATATATCATAGAACGtagatagtttttatttagtgtgaagctttagttttttttttattatattttagttttatttagtcTTGCACTCAGTAAGAAAACTTGATGGA includes the following:
- the LOC142977249 gene encoding cytochrome P450 6B5-like, which gives rise to MFLLITLVISITVLLYVYFIGKNNERYWKNRGVKFYSKNKVTGIFWDFFTQNSALFEVFGDLYKQYKGEPAVGVGAVLTPSLFVIDPENVQHILQTDFNSFYHRGIDITESDRLADNILFMNGPRWKLMRQNMTPLFTSAKLKNMYYIMDKSAQDFVTYLKEHPKLWEGDCFETLLTFCNAAVCGAIFGIGTESIFDSPFLKVAKNLSGGNFKRNLALALITTTPKFAKFLGLTLFKDYEDFMIKAMMDVIQQRKKENVNRHDFADLCLNIQKNGTMKDPTSGTEIEPTYEILTAQAMFFLAAGVEPVATVIFSAFMELGRNPDILEKLHREIDENFEKHNGNITYDVINGMEYTDKVLSEAMRINPPIGFLSRKCVKDTVLPVGNIKVDSGTTVFTPIYDIHHDPDVYPEPHVFNPERFAKGNKHSDKFYMPFGLGNRMCIGERYAKLQMAAGLVHVLRHFTVKTKELKTATKFKQHFVNVRPVSADVLIIPRNVK